The Balneolaceae bacterium genome has a window encoding:
- a CDS encoding ribosome maturation factor, producing MSNKTVQTISELAETVLADSEFFLVDVELKGGNTPVVWVYVDAEEKGVNMDECARLSNELGFLLDAHDIFKAGYRLNVSSPGLSRPLSDRRQYPKNKGRKSRVKFRSEEGSYETVEGILSEISDDAISLEKEEGNRLKIPFEQVVETKIIPSI from the coding sequence GTGTCCAATAAAACCGTACAAACAATTTCGGAGCTTGCCGAGACGGTCCTGGCCGACTCGGAATTCTTCCTCGTAGATGTGGAGCTCAAGGGGGGCAACACCCCTGTGGTCTGGGTCTACGTGGACGCCGAGGAGAAAGGCGTGAATATGGATGAGTGCGCCAGGCTGAGCAATGAGCTCGGTTTTTTGCTGGACGCCCACGATATTTTCAAGGCTGGTTACCGGCTCAACGTCTCCTCGCCGGGACTCAGCCGACCGCTGTCCGACCGACGGCAGTACCCCAAAAACAAGGGGCGAAAGTCACGCGTCAAGTTCCGTTCCGAGGAGGGCTCCTACGAGACGGTGGAGGGCATACTCAGCGAAATTTCCGACGACGCTATAAGCCTGGAAAAAGAGGAGGGAAACCGCTTGAAAATACCTTTCGAGCAGGTCGTCGAGACGAAAATAATTCCATCGATTTAG